A DNA window from Leptidea sinapis chromosome 39, ilLepSina1.1, whole genome shotgun sequence contains the following coding sequences:
- the LOC126976047 gene encoding uncharacterized protein LOC126976047, whose product MFQYSSCNLQCINDSNRAACSASAVEFGRRARAEQAVNKLDIRDENQVPPKLRNDLTLRSVDFTYPVAATYATGQGVLSIPGFDNATNEGSVEKLEKETEFLKRAEKKNNTIVFGLEEKETSTYELLQKLKENLKHDLNINIEDYEVNKIYRLGTKNRDYNKPRPVLCSFTSNMKKNEIIKNKKNLKSINISEDYSKEVLEKRKTLQAELAKERKRGDGYARKIQLDRKHHKTQIQLNANTKDEPRKWLTKNTVRLLEERNHLIKARDTQDRRKHLTKISKEIKDSIRKDKKKSRMEIIEAYISKTGGVKKAYKELKNSNDWIVKMKDDTGKWNHRRTDILGIATSYYKKLYKSNPTTCENTLVGTSSVSSILQVEVEKAIVTQSVDKTPGPDGISNEFLRNYKEVLIPVLTEMFNTILNTEIIPQQWTESTIILLYKKGDKHDIGNYRLISLMSNIYKIFAMIILKRIERTLDEHQPIEQAGFRKDYSVIEHIHVVRQVLEKRINWQNFGINIDGESLTHLRFADDIVLFAKTFEDMKTMIEELATESEKIGLKLNPDKTRVMTNGKKDMIQLGNTEINYTDEFIYLGQLITQKKPMREEVKRRITNSWRRYWSLREVRKDEKLNINIKSKLYNTCIYPF is encoded by the exons CCGGTAGCAGCTACATACGCGACCGGGCAGGGGGTGCTAAGTATCCCCGGGTTCGACAACGCTACAAACGAaggcagtgttg aaaAACTAGAAAAAGAAACAGAGTTCCTGAAAAGAGCGGAGAAGAAAAACAATACTATTGTATTTGGCCTGGAAGAAAAAGAAACGTCAACCTATGAATTACTgcaaaaattaaaggaaaaccTGAAACATGATCTAAATATCAATATAGAAGACTACGAAGTCAACAAAATTTATCGTTTAGGAACTAAGAATAGAGATTACAACAAGCCGCGGCCGGTACTATGTTCGTTTACAAGCAACATGAAAAAGaacgaaataattaaaaataaaaagaacttGAAGTCAATTAACATTAGTGAAGATTACTCAAAGGAAGTTTTGGAAAAGAGGAAAACTTTGCAAGCAGAGCTAGCTAAAGAGAGGAAAAGAG GAGATGGGTACGCAAGAAAAATACAACTGGATAGAAAACACCATAAAACCCAAATACAACTAAATGCAAATACCAAAGATGAACCAAGAAAATGGTTGACAAAAAATACCGTAAGACTGCTAGAAGAGAGAAATCACTTAATCAAAGCCAGAGATACACAAGATAGAAGAAAACATTTAACGAAGATTAGTAAAGAAATTAAAGATAGCATAAGGAAGGATAAGAAAAAAAGTAGAATGGAAATCATAGAAGCGTATATAAGTAAAACGGGTGGAGTCAAAAAAGCATACAAAGAATTGAAGAATTCAAATGATTGGATCGTTAAAATGAAAGATGATACTGGAAAATGGAATCATCGCCGAACCGACATATTGGGAATTGCAACATCTTATTACAAGAAATTGTACAAAAGCAACCCAACAACATGTGAAAACACTTTGGTGGGTACTTCAAGCGTTTCTAGCATTCTTCAAGTTGAAGTCGAAAAAGCTATAGTCACCCAAAGTGTAGATAAAACACCGGGTCCTGATGGCATAAGCAACGAATTCCTGAGAAATTACAAGGAAGTTTTAATACCTGTCCTTACAGAGATGTTTAACACTATCTTAAACACTGAAATAATACCTCAGCAATGGACAGAGTCTACCATTATTCTGCTCTATAAAAAAGGAGATAAACATGATATTGGTAACTATCGCCTTATCAGCCTAAtgtcaaatatttacaaaatcttCGCGATGATCATTTTAAAACGTATTGAAAGGACATTGGACGAACATCAACCGATAGAGCAGGCTGGTTTTCGTAAGGACTACTCAGTGATTGAGCACATCCATGTAGTTCGTCAAGTTTTAGAGAA ACGAATCAATTGGCAAAATTTCGGGATCAATATAGATGGCGAATCATTAACGCATTTGAGATTCGCTGATGACATAGTGCTATTCGCTAAAACATTCGAAGATATGAAAACTATGATAGAAGAACTTGCAACAGAAAGTGAAAAAATAGGGTTAAAACTCAATCCAGACAAAACTAGAGTGATGACAAATGGGAAAAAAGACATGATACAATTAGGAAATACTGAAATCAACTATACTGATGAATTCATATATCTGGGACAGCTCATAACTCAAAAAAAACCTATGCGCGAGGAAGTAAAGAGAAGAATTACGAACAGCTGGAGAAGATATTGGAGTTTGAGAGAGGTTAGGAAAGacgaaaaacttaatattaatatcaagagCAAATTGTATAACACCTGTATTTACCCGTTCTGA